A stretch of the Aegilops tauschii subsp. strangulata cultivar AL8/78 chromosome 4, Aet v6.0, whole genome shotgun sequence genome encodes the following:
- the LOC109744630 gene encoding NADH dehydrogenase [ubiquinone] 1 alpha subcomplex subunit 13-B — protein sequence MTESMVRNKPGMASVKDMPVLQDGPPPGGFAPVRYARRIPNKGPSAIALFLTTFGAFSWGMYQVGQGNKVRRALKEEKIAARSAILPMLQAEEDERFVKEWKKYLEEEARIMKNVPGWKVGESVYNSGKWMPPATGELRPEVW from the exons ATGACGGAGTCGATGGTGCGCAACAAGCCGGGGATGGCGAGCGTCAAGGACATGCCGGTGCTGCAGGACGGGCCGCCGCCGGGCGGGTTCGCGCCCGTGCGCTACGCGCGCCGCATCCCCAACAAGGGCCCCAGCGCCATCGCCCTCTTCCTCACCACCTTCGGCGCCTTCTCCTGGGGCATGTACCAGGTCGGGCAGGGGAACAAGGTCCGCCG TGCACTGAAGGAGGAGAAAATTGCTGCCCGTAGTGCTATACTGCCGATGCTCCAAGCTGAAGAGGATGAAAG ATTTGTCAAAGAATGGAAGAAGTACCTTGAGGAGGAAGCGAGGATCATGAAAAATGTTCCTGGATGGAAAGTTGGTGAGAGCGTGTACAATTCTGGGAAATGGATGCCTCCTGCAACTGGTGAGCTGCGTCCGGAGGTTTGGTAA